The sequence CATCAATGACGATATAAGCGTTTGTATTTTTCCTTGTTTTAGCAATAATTTCTTCGATAGGATTTACAATTCCCAATGCATTGGAAACCTGATTTACAGAAACAATTTTTGTTTTTTCACTTAAAAACTCATCGAATGTATCCAGCTGAAGAATTCCGTTTTCATCCATCGGAATAACGCGGAGTTTTGCACCTGTCCTTTCGCAAAGCAATTGCCAAGGAACGATATTAGAATGATGCTCCAGGTAAGAAATGATAATTTCATCGTCTTTTTTTAATTTTTGGGTTAAAATATAAGCGATGAGGTTCAATCCTTCTGTAGTGCCTTTTGTAAAAATTACTTCAAAATCGTGTTTAGCGTTAATGAATTTCTGGATTTTCCTTCTTGAAAGTTCCATCTCTTCCGTTGCTAACTGGCTTAATGTATGGATTCCTCTGTGAACATTAGCATTAAGCTCCGTATAGTATTTATGACAAACTTCTAAAACTGAATTGGGTTTTTGGGATGTCGCTGCATTATCCAGATAAACCAATGGCTTACCATTCACCTGCCTGTCTAATATTGTAAACTGACTTCTTATTTCCTGAATGTCAAACATTTATTAAATTTTTAAATTAAAACGTTCTTATTTAGAACACTTCAAATTTACGGCTTTTTTTTTGAAAGATTGTTGCAGGTTGAGGGTTGATTATTATCAGTTGATAGAAAGATTCGATAGATGAAATTGTAATAGATAAAGCTGATGAGCAAATTAACATTTTCGTGTTTATAATTTACCTTTTAGGCATAAAAAAACCTGCCAAAATTGACAGGTTTTAATATTTTCAAATAAGCAATTCTTATTCTGCTGCAGCTTCTTCTGCTGCAGGAGCTGCTCCTTCAGTTGCAACTTCTTCTTCATCTTCATCATCCATTGCTGCTGCACCTCCTTTCATTGCATTTCTAGACATCTTAACAGCAACTACTACTGCGTTGTCCGGGTGCATGAAAGAATATCCTTCAGCTTTGATACCTCCTACATAAAGTTTGTTACCAATTCTTAATGGAGTAACATCTACAACTACCTCATCAGGTAAGTTTGCAGGGATAGCTTTTACTTTCAATTTTCTGAAAGACTGACGTAAAACACCACCAGCTACAACACCTTTAGAACGACCAGTGATTCTTACAGGAACTTCCATGATAACTGGCTTATCGTCAGCTAGTTGATAGAA is a genomic window of Chryseobacterium wanjuense containing:
- a CDS encoding 50S ribosomal protein L25/general stress protein Ctc; the protein is MKSITIQGTKRESVGKKSTKALRDAELVPCVVYGGGEPLNFSAEEKAFKGLVYTPEAHTVSIEVDGQTIPAVLQDIQFHPITDKILHADFYQLADDKPVIMEVPVRITGRSKGVVAGGVLRQSFRKLKVKAIPANLPDEVVVDVTPLRIGNKLYVGGIKAEGYSFMHPDNAVVVAVKMSRNAMKGGAAAMDDEDEEEVATEGAAPAAEEAAAE